The Deltaproteobacteria bacterium nucleotide sequence ACTCGGGTGAGCAATATCTCATTGAGGCGTATGATGTGGCGAATGTGTCGCTCGGAAGTGTCCTCAGTTTTATCGGACCGAATGGTTCTGGGATTGGTGGTTGTTGCGGCGGACCAACGGATGGGCTGCCGTTTACCTTCTCGTTTAACAACCTGAGCGCGCCTATTGCCACGATCAAGATTACTGAAGTGCTGGTAGGTGGTACGGGAGCTGGCTTTACCTTCGATAACTTCTCTACCACTTCAACCCCTGAGCCGAGCAGTATCGCTTTGCTCATGGGCGGTATGCTGCTCCTCGGGTGGCGACTAAGAAAGGCCTAATCCCAAAACGCTTGCCTCGTCACTACATCCCCACGGGCGCCTCCTTCGTGACTATCTCTATTGGAAATATACTCGTGTCGCGGAGGAAGGCGAGCCTCACTTAACACATCATTGTGTCCCTCCGCTTGATCAGATAAAGGGGCACGGTCATGATTTGGCAAGCCTGGGTAACCATCGGTGTACTACTGCTTGTAGTGAGTTTGCTTACCTTCAGCCGGATCGCGCCTGATGTCATCATGCTTGGGGCGATCACTCTCCTGCTGACGCTTGGTGTCGTCGATGAAAAAGAGGCCCTGGGTGGATTTGCTAACGAAGGGATGCTGACGGTAGCTGTTCTCTTTGTCGTTGCGGCAGGAGTGCGAGAAACGGGGGGAATGGCCTTCGTGGCGCAACGAATCCTGGGAAAACCTCAGTCTGTCTTTGCTGCACAGGCACGCATGATGGTTCCTACTGCCGTGCTTAGTGCGGTCATGAATAACACGCCGCTCGTTGCAATTATGCTCCCTGTCGTTGCTGATTGGGCGAAAAAGCATCGGATTGCGCCATCCAAGGTGATGATGCCACTGAGTTTTGCCACCATTCTTGGCGGTCTGTGTACGTTGATCGGAACAAGCACGAATATCGTGGTGAGTGGATTGATCGCCCGTGAAGTAGGGCAGTCATTGCAGCTTTTTGATCCACTGTGGGTAGGGTTGCCATGCGCGCTCGTCGGTTTGGCGTACATACTGGTGGGGAGCCGCTGGATCCTGCCTGACCGAAAACCGGTGCTGAGCGATCAAGACGATGCCCGGCAGTATACTGTTGAAATGCTTGTGGACTTGAACAGTTCTTTGGTCGGGCAAACGATTGAGGAAGCGGGGTTACGCCATCTCCCGGGCTTGTATTTGGCGGAAATTGAGCGCGACGGACAAGTGCTCCCAGCGGTTGCTTCCCGTGAGCGACTTCATGGAGGAGACCGGCTCGTCTTTGTGGGGGTTGTTGAGTCGGTGGTTGATCTGCAGAAGATTCGTGGACTACAACCAGCAACTAGCCAAGTGTTCAAGCTCAACGTTCCGCGTACCGACCGCTGTTTGGTTGAGGCTGTTGTCTCAAACAGTTGTCCATCGGTCGGCATGACTATTCGAGAAGGACGCTTTCGTTCTGTCTACGACTCGGCAGTCATTGCCTTAGCGCGGAATGGAGAGCGAATGAATAAGAAACTTGGAGATATTGTCTTGCAAGCTGGGGATACGTTGTTGCTAGAGGCGCATCCTGAGTTTGCAGATCGACACAAGAATTCGCGCGACTTCTTTCTCATCAGCCGTATAGAAGATTCCACTCCCGCTCGGCACGATCGCGTATGGATTGCGCTTGCTATTCTGAGCCTCATGGTTCTGGTCGCGAGTCTGGAATGGTTGAGTATGCTAAATGCGGCGATGCTGGCTGCGGGGGGCATGATTATGGCGGGGTGTTGTTCTGGCGCTGTCGCGCGGCGGAGTATTGATTGGCAAGTGCTCATCGTGATTGGGGCTTCTTTTGGCCTTGGACGGGCGATGGAGACGACGGGCGCCGCTCGCACGATCGCAGAAACGGTGCTCAGCCAGACCGGTGACGATCCCTGGGCTGCCTTAGTGATTATTTATGGTTTGACAATGTGCTTCACTGAACTGATGTCCAACAACGCCTCTGCAGTCTTGATCTTTCCTATTGCGATGGCAACTGCCAAAACGCTGGAGACCAGCTATTTGCCGTTTGTAATGGCAATCATGATCGCAGCTTCGTGTGGCTTTGCCACTCCCATTGGTTATCAAACGAACCTGATGGTGTATGGGCCTGGAGGCTATCGGTTCAGCGATTACCTGCGCTTTGGTGGAATATTGAACCTGCTCATTTGGGCAGTCGCGGTGGCAATCATCCCTTGGGTGTGGCCCTTTCATCCGTAACTGCAAGGAGATCTTCTCTCCTTTGACAAGAGCAAGACGCTCACAGTAAGCAGGTGGCTTAGAAGTTTCCTAAATCTTTGATGTGCATGCCGTTCATGTTGCGAAGCGCTCAGCATGAACGGCGGTACTAGCATTGCTGAACACCGCAGTCAGTTGTGGATGTGCACCGTTCATACTTCGACAGGCTCAGCACGAACGGGGCCACGAGCACGACGCAAATCCGTACACCCTGAGCTTGTCGAAGGGTGGTTTGCTCTTCGGTCATCTCTATCTCAAGGAGGGGCCCTATATCTGTTTACCGCCCAATCGGGCACATAGGCGCGTCGCCAACTTTGGCGCGGGTTGAATCATCAAGGTCGGTGCGAAACGTCGCATGCACGCGATTGACTAAATTCGACAATCCCACAGTAAAGCTCAACTCGAGCAACTCGACCTTGGGAAAGCGTTTTTCCAATTCCGCATACAGTGCATCGTCACAACGGTTTTCACGTGTGAGAATATCCGCGTAGCGCAATACTAAGCGGTCGGTTTCATCGAATGACGCGCACGTTTCTGGTTCTGCCATTGAGGCCATCTCTTCATTGGTCAAGCCGACGCTCTGACCGAGCATCACGTGCGTGGGAATTCAATAATGGCAGGAGTTGACCTGTGATGCCCGTAGATAGGCAAGTTCCCGATGACGTGGTGAGAGATGGGGATTTTTGTACAGCGCACTTGCCAACTTGATGAAGCCAGCAAAGAACTCTGCATGGTTGGCAAACAATTTCATGACGTTGAGTAATGACATACCCCACGACTCTAGCTCTTTGTACGTTTCTTTCACTAATGGTGAGGCATTTTCAGGTTCGACCAGGGGAATTCGCGACATGACGAAAGATCCTTTCTTCTTCCAGTAAAATCACGGCATTGTGGCCTAGAGATTTCCTCTTCACAAGGGACGCGGTATTTTTATTGCTGATATAGAGGATAAGGATTGACAGCCCTCCGACCGGCAGTTACTCTGGGTTGGCAAAATTCACGCTTATACAGGAAGTTAGACGGGGATGAGTGTATTAACCACGAAGGTGCTGGTTCTCAACCGATCGTACTTCCCCGTGCATGTGACTTCTGTTCGCCGGGCACTGTCACTGTTGTATCAGGGAGTGGCAAAAGCGGTTGACCAGCAATATCGCACGTTCGACTTTGACAGCTGGAGCGCGCTTTCAGCCACGCTCAATGATGACACGGTAAGCCTGATCGACCGCGTCATTCGCGTCCCGCGAGTCGTGTTGCTGGTCGGCTATGATCGCGTACCGAAACGCCAGGTCCGGTTTAGTCGCTTCAACGTGTTCGCGCGTGATAACAACACCTGCCAGTACTGTGGCAAGCGCTTCCCGCGCAATGAACTCAATCTCGATCACGTGATTCCTCGTTCGCAGAACGGTCTCTCGACCTGGGAAAATGTGGTGTGCTCGTGTTTTGTCTGTAATCGAGATAAAGGTGGACGGCGGCCAGAGCAGGCAGGCATGCGGTTGATTCGTAAGCCAGTGCGTCCAGAGTGGACGCCATTCATGTTAGAGACGTTTAGTTTCCGGCGCTATCATGAATGGCTACCGTACTTG carries:
- a CDS encoding SLC13 family permease, with translation MIWQAWVTIGVLLLVVSLLTFSRIAPDVIMLGAITLLLTLGVVDEKEALGGFANEGMLTVAVLFVVAAGVRETGGMAFVAQRILGKPQSVFAAQARMMVPTAVLSAVMNNTPLVAIMLPVVADWAKKHRIAPSKVMMPLSFATILGGLCTLIGTSTNIVVSGLIAREVGQSLQLFDPLWVGLPCALVGLAYILVGSRWILPDRKPVLSDQDDARQYTVEMLVDLNSSLVGQTIEEAGLRHLPGLYLAEIERDGQVLPAVASRERLHGGDRLVFVGVVESVVDLQKIRGLQPATSQVFKLNVPRTDRCLVEAVVSNSCPSVGMTIREGRFRSVYDSAVIALARNGERMNKKLGDIVLQAGDTLLLEAHPEFADRHKNSRDFFLISRIEDSTPARHDRVWIALAILSLMVLVASLEWLSMLNAAMLAAGGMIMAGCCSGAVARRSIDWQVLIVIGASFGLGRAMETTGAARTIAETVLSQTGDDPWAALVIIYGLTMCFTELMSNNASAVLIFPIAMATAKTLETSYLPFVMAIMIAASCGFATPIGYQTNLMVYGPGGYRFSDYLRFGGILNLLIWAVAVAIIPWVWPFHP
- a CDS encoding carboxymuconolactone decarboxylase family protein — translated: MSRIPLVEPENASPLVKETYKELESWGMSLLNVMKLFANHAEFFAGFIKLASALYKNPHLSPRHRELAYLRASQVNSCHY
- a CDS encoding HNH endonuclease; this translates as MSVLTTKVLVLNRSYFPVHVTSVRRALSLLYQGVAKAVDQQYRTFDFDSWSALSATLNDDTVSLIDRVIRVPRVVLLVGYDRVPKRQVRFSRFNVFARDNNTCQYCGKRFPRNELNLDHVIPRSQNGLSTWENVVCSCFVCNRDKGGRRPEQAGMRLIRKPVRPEWTPFMLETFSFRRYHEWLPYLNVVDAAYWNTELLER